One window from the genome of Trabulsiella odontotermitis encodes:
- a CDS encoding heavy metal response regulator transcription factor → MKILVIEDEPKAREYMRSGLTESGYVVDVAPDGQEGLFMAQEYYYDLILLDVMMPQMNGWEVMAQLDKQLDTPVIFLTAKGTLEDKLKGLELGADDYLVKPFSFAELLARIRTALRRGGQAKREEQLDVGDLRLNITTRRVERAGVRLDLTNKEFNLLQLFMQNPGQVLTRTLIASRVWDMNFDSDTNVVDVAVRRLRQKVDAPFAFPLIHTVHGVGYCCEEKR, encoded by the coding sequence ATGAAAATACTGGTGATAGAAGACGAACCCAAGGCGCGTGAGTACATGCGCAGCGGCTTAACTGAATCCGGTTATGTGGTTGATGTCGCGCCAGATGGTCAGGAAGGACTGTTTATGGCTCAGGAGTACTATTACGACCTCATCCTGTTAGATGTGATGATGCCTCAGATGAATGGCTGGGAAGTGATGGCGCAGCTGGATAAGCAGCTTGATACACCCGTGATTTTCCTCACCGCCAAAGGCACGTTAGAAGACAAACTCAAGGGGCTGGAGCTCGGTGCGGATGACTATCTGGTCAAACCGTTCTCGTTTGCCGAACTGCTGGCCCGTATTCGTACCGCGCTACGCCGGGGCGGACAGGCGAAGCGGGAAGAACAACTGGACGTCGGTGATCTGCGACTGAATATCACCACCCGCCGGGTGGAACGCGCGGGCGTACGCCTGGATCTGACCAACAAAGAGTTCAACTTACTACAGCTGTTTATGCAGAATCCCGGTCAGGTGCTGACCCGGACGCTTATCGCCTCGCGCGTCTGGGATATGAATTTTGACAGCGATACTAACGTGGTGGATGTGGCCGTCCGCCGCCTGCGGCAAAAAGTGGATGCGCCTTTTGCCTTTCCGCTGATCCATACCGTGCACGGCGTGGGCTATTGCTGTGAGGAAAAGCGATGA
- a CDS encoding alpha/beta hydrolase has translation MSMKLKNKAVLSIVAAALMMAGVSHAAGAAAVKNIVLVHGAFVDGSGWKPVYDILSRDGYKVTLVQEPLTSFADDVTATQRILDRQDGPVILVGHSYGGAIITQAGNDPKVTGLVYIAAHALDAGENRAEVSKKYPNTAHPFIKTADGYVMLDPKYFPGDFAADLPRELAQFQAQAQIPTSPTSLAAVVTEAAWRTKPSWYMVAKSDKIINPDLQRMYAKRAKSHTVEVDGSHSIFQSRPDEVATLIEQAANIAQK, from the coding sequence ATGAGCATGAAACTGAAAAACAAAGCAGTACTGAGCATTGTCGCCGCAGCCCTGATGATGGCTGGTGTCAGCCACGCCGCCGGGGCCGCCGCGGTGAAAAATATTGTGCTGGTACACGGCGCCTTCGTTGATGGTTCCGGGTGGAAACCGGTTTACGATATTCTGAGTCGAGATGGCTACAAGGTCACGCTGGTACAGGAACCGTTAACCTCGTTTGCTGACGATGTCACGGCAACCCAACGTATTCTGGACCGCCAGGATGGCCCGGTCATTCTGGTTGGTCATAGCTACGGTGGTGCGATTATCACTCAGGCGGGTAATGACCCCAAAGTCACCGGGCTGGTTTATATCGCCGCTCATGCGCTGGATGCCGGGGAGAACCGGGCTGAAGTCAGCAAAAAATATCCCAACACGGCCCATCCTTTTATTAAAACCGCGGATGGCTACGTGATGCTTGATCCAAAGTACTTCCCGGGTGATTTTGCTGCTGACCTGCCGCGTGAGCTGGCACAGTTTCAGGCACAGGCGCAAATCCCCACGTCGCCAACCTCGCTTGCGGCTGTGGTGACTGAAGCCGCATGGAGAACCAAACCCAGCTGGTATATGGTGGCTAAATCGGACAAAATCATTAATCCTGATTTGCAGCGTATGTACGCTAAACGCGCCAAAAGTCATACTGTGGAAGTCGACGGCAGCCATTCCATTTTTCAGTCTCGCCCCGATGAAGTCGCTACATTGATTGAGCAAGCAGCCAACATCGCGCAGAAATGA
- a CDS encoding pirin family protein, with product MKQITGVYTAPRPHWVGDGFPVRSLFSYQSHGKQLSPFLLLDYAGPHTFPADGVKRGVGEHPHRGFETVTLVYAGEVEHRDSTGKGGVIGPGDVQWMTAGAGILHEEFHSADFSRKGGELKMIQLWVNLPAKDKMAAPGYQSITQETIPTVALPDDSGTLRVIAGHYDNATGPAQTWSPMNVWDMTLNQGHDLTLTQPEGWSTALVILEGSVTVNGESDAHEGQLVVLSQNGESLHLHASSDASVLLLSGEPIDEPIVGYGPFVMNSKAEITEAIQDFNSGRFGQM from the coding sequence ATGAAACAGATTACCGGTGTTTATACCGCGCCGCGTCCGCATTGGGTGGGCGATGGCTTTCCAGTGCGTTCTCTGTTCTCTTACCAGTCCCATGGCAAGCAGCTCAGTCCGTTCCTGCTGCTGGATTACGCGGGTCCGCATACCTTTCCTGCGGATGGCGTAAAACGTGGCGTGGGCGAGCACCCGCATCGCGGATTCGAAACCGTCACACTGGTCTATGCCGGTGAAGTCGAACATCGCGACTCGACCGGCAAGGGCGGCGTGATCGGCCCCGGTGATGTGCAGTGGATGACGGCGGGAGCAGGTATTCTGCATGAAGAGTTTCATTCTGCTGACTTCTCGCGCAAGGGCGGCGAGCTGAAAATGATCCAGTTGTGGGTCAATCTGCCCGCGAAAGACAAAATGGCGGCGCCGGGCTATCAGAGCATCACTCAGGAGACCATCCCGACCGTGGCCCTGCCCGACGACAGTGGCACGCTGCGCGTGATTGCCGGTCATTATGACAATGCAACTGGTCCGGCGCAGACCTGGTCGCCGATGAACGTCTGGGATATGACGCTGAATCAGGGGCATGATCTTACGCTGACGCAGCCGGAAGGCTGGAGCACAGCACTGGTGATCCTTGAGGGTAGCGTGACGGTCAACGGCGAATCAGACGCCCATGAAGGACAACTGGTGGTGCTGAGCCAGAACGGCGAATCACTGCATCTGCATGCCTCGTCGGACGCCAGCGTATTGCTGCTGTCTGGTGAGCCGATCGACGAGCCGATTGTCGGCTATGGTCCCTTTGTCATGAACAGCAAAGCGGAGATCACCGAAGCGATTCAGGATTTCAATTCCGGCCGTTTTGGACAGATGTAA
- a CDS encoding LysR family transcriptional regulator: protein MQDLNDFAWFVQVVDHGGFAAAGRALGQPKSKLSRRIAQLEERLGVRLIQRTTRQFTVTELGQTFYQHCKAMMVEAEAAQDAIAALQAEPRGTVKMTCPVTLLHVHVGAMLAKFMVRYPDVKLQLEATNRRVDVVGEGVDVAIRVLPPPFDDSDLVMRVIADRGQRLVASPELVARMGEPNAPAELSHWPGLSLSEGKYLHRWALNGPEGAHADVHFTPRLITSDMLALREAAIAGVGIVQLPLLMVRDQLASGELVVVLKEWEPRREVIHALFPSRRGLLPSVRALVDFLTEEYRAMVED, encoded by the coding sequence ATGCAGGATCTCAATGACTTCGCCTGGTTTGTACAGGTAGTGGATCACGGTGGATTTGCTGCCGCAGGGAGAGCGCTCGGCCAGCCGAAATCAAAACTGAGCCGTCGCATCGCGCAACTGGAAGAGCGACTCGGTGTGCGGCTGATTCAGCGAACGACGCGCCAGTTTACCGTCACCGAACTGGGGCAAACCTTTTATCAGCACTGTAAGGCGATGATGGTTGAAGCGGAAGCTGCGCAGGATGCGATAGCCGCATTGCAGGCGGAGCCGCGTGGCACGGTAAAAATGACCTGCCCGGTGACGCTACTGCATGTGCATGTCGGTGCCATGCTGGCAAAATTTATGGTGCGCTACCCGGACGTTAAATTGCAACTGGAAGCCACCAACCGCCGTGTTGATGTGGTGGGCGAGGGGGTTGATGTGGCGATCCGCGTACTGCCCCCGCCTTTTGATGACAGCGATCTGGTCATGCGGGTGATCGCTGATCGCGGCCAGCGTCTGGTCGCCAGCCCTGAACTGGTGGCGCGGATGGGTGAACCGAACGCACCTGCCGAACTCAGCCACTGGCCGGGGCTGAGCCTGAGCGAGGGCAAGTATCTGCATCGGTGGGCGCTGAACGGTCCCGAAGGCGCTCACGCCGACGTGCATTTTACCCCCCGGCTGATTACTTCTGACATGCTGGCGCTGCGTGAAGCCGCCATCGCTGGCGTGGGCATCGTGCAGTTACCTCTGCTGATGGTGCGCGATCAACTGGCTTCGGGCGAGCTGGTGGTCGTGCTGAAAGAGTGGGAGCCACGCCGGGAAGTTATTCACGCACTGTTCCCGTCCCGCCGGGGGCTGCTGCCATCGGTCAGAGCACTGGTGGATTTTCTCACCGAAGAGTATCGCGCGATGGTGGAAGATTGA
- the ghrA gene encoding glyoxylate/hydroxypyruvate reductase GhrA, giving the protein MNIIFYHPTFDIPFWIAELEKRLPGAKVGEWKSGDNGPADYALVWHPPVDMLEGRSLKAVFALGAGVDSILSQLHAHPEMLPQTTPLFRLEDTGMAQQMQEYAVSQVLHWFRRFDDYQQQKNNVHWQPLPDYQREDFTVGILGAGVLGGKVAESLLGWGFPVRCWSRSRKSWPNVASFAGRDELTDFLRETRVLINLLPNTPETVGIIDKTLLAQLRDESYLLNLARGVHVIEEDLLQALESGKVKGAMLDVFNQEPLPAESPLWKHPRVAITPHVAAVTRPLQAIDFISRTIRQLEQGETGSKPVDRRSGY; this is encoded by the coding sequence ATGAATATCATTTTCTACCATCCCACCTTTGATATTCCGTTCTGGATTGCAGAACTGGAGAAACGACTCCCCGGCGCGAAAGTGGGTGAATGGAAAAGCGGCGATAACGGGCCTGCGGATTACGCTCTGGTCTGGCATCCGCCGGTGGACATGCTGGAGGGGCGGTCGCTGAAAGCGGTGTTTGCCCTGGGCGCGGGTGTGGATTCTATTCTGAGCCAGTTGCATGCCCACCCGGAAATGCTGCCGCAAACCACGCCGCTATTTCGCCTCGAAGATACTGGCATGGCGCAACAAATGCAGGAATATGCTGTCAGCCAGGTACTGCACTGGTTCCGCCGTTTCGACGATTATCAACAGCAGAAGAACAACGTTCACTGGCAACCGCTGCCTGATTATCAACGTGAAGATTTTACGGTAGGTATTCTGGGTGCGGGCGTGCTCGGTGGTAAAGTGGCGGAAAGTCTGCTCGGGTGGGGGTTCCCGGTGCGCTGCTGGAGCCGCAGCCGCAAAAGCTGGCCCAACGTCGCAAGCTTTGCCGGAAGAGACGAATTAACGGATTTTCTGCGCGAAACCCGCGTACTGATTAACCTCTTGCCCAACACACCGGAAACGGTGGGCATTATTGATAAGACATTACTGGCACAGCTCAGGGATGAGAGTTATCTGCTCAACCTGGCGCGCGGTGTTCATGTTATTGAAGAGGATCTGTTGCAGGCGCTGGAGAGCGGTAAGGTCAAAGGCGCGATGCTGGATGTCTTCAACCAGGAGCCGCTGCCGGCGGAAAGCCCGTTGTGGAAACATCCCCGGGTGGCAATAACGCCACATGTGGCGGCGGTCACGCGCCCGTTACAGGCAATCGACTTTATTTCCCGTACTATCCGGCAACTTGAGCAGGGTGAAACGGGTAGCAAACCGGTGGATCGCCGCTCAGGTTATTGA